In Streptomyces sp. ML-6, the genomic stretch GCGGAGACCCCCGTACTGATCAGTTTCGCCGCCGCGAACAGCGATCCCGCGCTCACCGACGCCCGCCAGACCCTCAGCAAGGGCGCCCATCTGGCCTGGGGCGCGGGTCCGCACGTCTGCCCGGCGAAGTCCCCCGCGCAGCTCATCGCCCTCACCGCGATCGAGAAGATCCTCAACACCGTGCCCGATCTGACCCTCGCCGTGTCGCCCTCCGGCGTCGAGTGGCGGCCGGGTCCGTTCCACCGCGCGCTGGTGTCACTGCCCGTCAGGTTCAGCCCGAGCCCGGCGCGCGGCGCCCGGACGGCGGCGGTGCAGGCGCCCGTTTCGCCCCGGATCTCCGTACCGGGCGAGGCGCCCGCCCCGTACCCGGACCCCGCCCGGCAGTCGAAGCGGACGAAGGGCTGGTGGAGTTCCTTCCTGGACGTCTTCCGCGCCTGACCCGTTCGGGGCGGACGACTTGTCCGTACAAACCAGGGTTTCACGCCATCGAACGCAGGGTTTCCGGAGGGAGTCGAGGACACGCCCGGCACATGACAAGGGGTCGGGCGTGAGTTCGGTTGTGACACGGGCAACAGAGATCCGCGCATGGTTGCCGCATGCGGAGGGGTAGGTTCTGCCGGTAACCAGGAGCCCAGGTCAAGGAACTCTGCGTGAGCGCTATAGGTGGCACCACCGGCCCCCGTGACGGCCGCCGGGCCCTCATACCCCTCCTACGACGCCTCAGGTCGCCGGAGGGACAGGCGGATCCCTACCCCGTACTGGCCTCGCTACGCGCCATGGGCGATGTGGTGCGTGCACCCTGGGACGCGTACTTCGCCACCGGCTTCGACACGTGCAGCGAGGTGCTTCGCGGCCGCAACTGGCTGGCGCCGGACTTCGCCTGGCAGGAACGGCAGGCGGACACCGAGCGCTGGGAGGCGGTCGCGACGCAGGAGATGACCAAGACCCTCTCCCGCCTCAACGCCCCCGAGCACACCTGTCAGCGCCGCAGCCTCGGCAACCTCTTCGACCGGTCGACCGTCCAGCGGCTGACCCCGCAGGTCGAGGAGCACGTCACCCGGCTCCTGGACGAGCTGGCCGACAAGCTGCGCTGGGGCGAGGCCGACTTCGTCAGCACGGTCAGCGAGCAGCTCCCGATCAGCACCATCGGGAGCTGGCTGGGGATACCTCCCGAGGACTACCCCCACATCCTGGAGATCACGCACAACCAGGTGCACGCCCAGGAACTGCTGCCCACCAAGGAGCAGCTGGCCGTGTCCGCCGAGGCGACCGTCCAGCTGCGCGCGTACTTCACGGAGATGGTGCGCAGGCGCCGGGAGCGGCCCGGAAACGATGTCCTGACGGGCTGGATCCACACCTGGGACGCGCGGGAGCCCGACCGGGAGCGGGCGGACGAGATCCTCTACCGCCTCACCATGTTCGTCACCATCGCCTCGCTGGAGACCACCGCGACGCTGCTGTCGGCCATGGTGGAGCTGCTGCTGAGGGAACCGGGCCAGTGGAAGTGGCTCGCGGAGCACCCCGGGCACATCGACTCCGCCGTCGACGAGGTGCTGCGGTACGACCCGCCGATCCACATCAACACCCGGATCGCGGCCGAGGACACGGTGCTGGCCGGTGTCCCGATCGCGAAGGACAGCATGGTGCACGTGCTGTACGGGGCCGCCAACCACGACCCGCGGCGCAACGAGAACCCGGACACCTTCGACATCCGGCGCACCGGCACCCACCTCACCTTCGGGGGCGGGGTGCACTACTGCCTGGGCGCGGCCCTCGCCCGCATGGAGGCACGCACGCTGCTGACCCAGCTGCTGAAGCGTTTCCCCACCCTGCGCACCGTCTCTCCCGCGGTCTACGCGCCCCGACTGGTCTTCCGCCGGGTCACCTCGCTGGGCGTGGCGGTATGAAGCCCTCCCTCACCGGACCCCGGCCCGCCACGGCCCACCACCCCGCCACCGCCCATCACGCCCCCCGCCGGCGGCCGGGTGTCCTCGACGTCCGGCGCGAGGGCCCCCTCCTGCACATCGGGCTGAACTCCCCCGCCACCGGCAACGCGGTCACCGAGACGATGCTCGACGAGCTGCTGACGGTCCTGGCGGTGCCGGACCCCGACGTGCGGGTGCTGGTGCTGAGCGGGGCCGGGGACGACTTCTGCCTGGGCGGCGACCGCGGCGAGTTC encodes the following:
- a CDS encoding cytochrome P450; its protein translation is MGDVVRAPWDAYFATGFDTCSEVLRGRNWLAPDFAWQERQADTERWEAVATQEMTKTLSRLNAPEHTCQRRSLGNLFDRSTVQRLTPQVEEHVTRLLDELADKLRWGEADFVSTVSEQLPISTIGSWLGIPPEDYPHILEITHNQVHAQELLPTKEQLAVSAEATVQLRAYFTEMVRRRRERPGNDVLTGWIHTWDAREPDRERADEILYRLTMFVTIASLETTATLLSAMVELLLREPGQWKWLAEHPGHIDSAVDEVLRYDPPIHINTRIAAEDTVLAGVPIAKDSMVHVLYGAANHDPRRNENPDTFDIRRTGTHLTFGGGVHYCLGAALARMEARTLLTQLLKRFPTLRTVSPAVYAPRLVFRRVTSLGVAV